The genomic interval ctggggtaccaatgtaaggaataacacataaaaaaacaaaatactgcatattttccaaggaacacgaagcgaggcggccatctcggtcggcgccggaagttcaCATGCATGCCAGTCAGGTCGACGAGAGATTAACTGCTTCTCTTCTAGTTTTTATGAGAAATATTATTGTGATGAAAATTCCAGATTGTCTGCATAATCAAGCAACATTcaactcagacacccatacataccccacaagacatgccaccaggggtctctcttcacagtccccaagtccaaaacgAATTCACGGCAacgcacagtattatacagagccatgattgcatggaactcccttccatctccaatTACTCACGCAAACAGAAAAATGACCTTTAAAAAACGGATTCAATAACATCTCATGGAATGGCAGgatacacaaacacaggcacacgCACTCTAACACAcgcactctaacacacacacacacacacacacacacacacacacacacacacacacacacacacacacacacacacacacacacacacacacacacacacacacacacacacacaatttttgttgttgtattgtttgtattcttttttattgttgtattgtttgtatatcgTTGTATTTTAAATTTAAatgactgtccttgtctatccGTGTTctgttacttgtcatgttttgtgtttttttgtggacCCTAGGATGAGTAGCTGATGATTTTGCAAAAGCTAATGGTtatccaaataaaataaaataaacagatagggttagggtaagaataggggttaaggttagggtatggACATCCCAAGATCACGGAGAGCACTAACCAAATGAATATACAGAATCATTTCAGTTGAATCACTCATTCTGAATACTTCCTTTGGAATGCATGGGGGTTTGGGCTCTCACAGCAAACCAGAGTAGTAGATGAGCCTAGCAACAGCAGTTCTCCGCCAATAGCAGCGCGATAAAGAGCTGGGAGGGGTTTGGTGCGCGGTCCTCATTCATCACTCACGGAGCTCTGCGCGCGCCGGGGCAGACCTGAGTCACAAACTCTTCTTCAATGTTTCTAGTGTAAGTTGTCTATGGAGGAAATAAACCAGATAATGTTATACATGAGAAAAAAAGTACAATAATTAGCATGTCATAGAATTCAGTATTTATTAAAGATTCACTCACTGCACTGTTCACTCACTCATAACGTTTATAAACATTTGAACATGTAGGCTAATTGGCAGATGTATCATACTACAGAACTACTTAGTGGGTGGCTAAGTTATATGTTGCAAAACTGTCATGATTATTTTAGGGGGATAAATAGATTTTTGGCTCCGCCTTGTAAGGGGACAGGAAGCGCCTCCACTACCAAGTGATTTGCCAGTTTTAAGAAAAGTGAAGTAAGGCCGAAGTTAAATCGAAGGATTTGATCGAAGACATCCGCAAGTTTAGTGTGAAATCTATGTGCGACCTACCGCGAATGTGGTTTGATACTAAAGAACCAGGTGAAAAACATGTTTTCGTTCATGCACTAAATGTAGCAGTATATCCAGTTAACGAAAACATCAAGAAACGTGGTAAGTAGCTTATTAGATCCAATTGAGTTAAAATACTGTTCACATCATCTTGTAAATACGTTTAAAAACCAGATGTCGCTAGTTGCAATGTATTCCTGCTAGTTTGGGGGCACTAGTGTCAGATCATAGGCCTGACCACACAAGTTCTGCACAACTTGGTGCATGGATTTCCTATTGCCTCTACAAATGTTTGCCATGCGAAAGAGAAGTGTGGAACCGTGATATAACATCCAATATTTTTTGGGCACGTCTATTGTGGCATATCGATTCTGTGTTTACTGATTTAATTAACAAAAAAGAGTTATGGAGGAATCACACGTTTTCGGGGGGTGGGCTTTCGTTTTCCTGCCTTGTGCAACAAGTTCTGTCCTATATTTTGCTAACGTTACCTAATTTTGCTTGCTTAGAAGTTTATTTTAGTGATAAAATACTAGGACAACGACATATTACATGATGGTTATTACCATTGTATGTGGACATGGGTAAATGAACAAGGAAAGTTGTCCAACCTTTTGTTTTCTTGGCTAGAATATAAAGCCACATTAGGAAATATTTCAGATGTATTTGATGTACCATTCTTTGGACCATTTTAAATATAGAAAAAATACCAATTTGTTATGTCCCTTCCTGGCCTGTTGTTGATAATATACACCTGTAAACCAGGAGACTACCCATTGTATACTTGCTGGCTTTAGGAGTAGCTAAGGATGGCAACTTGGTAAAAAACATTTAGGACTGGTTTCCCggacccagattaagcctagACATTATATATGGAGAATCTCTATTGAAATAGTGTTTTAGTCCAGGACAAGGCTTAATCATTGTCTGGGAAACTGGACCCCGTTTTACTACACACAAGGGAATTACCTTTGTTTGCAACAGAAGTTAAACAATAGCATACACccaaattatacccacccacaTATTAGTTGTTTTACGGTAATTATAAGGTGACTTGCTCTTCTAGCATTTAGCATACTTCCTTCTTGTTTACATACTTTGTGCATAACTGGCAATGTACAGTATGCCAACTTATTGATCACAAGTTAGTTTAGTTCTGCAGGTAGTATGGAATACATAGCGTCATGATAGTGGCATCATTCAGTCGTATGTCTGTCTCCAGGGAATGTCTTTTTCGCTCACCCTCACCCAGGGAGCCTGAGCTGTGTGGTTGAGGACAGGAATGTCTTTTTTGCTCACCCTCACCCAGGGAGTCTGAGCTGTGTGGTTGAGGACAGGAATGTATTTTTTGCTCACCCTCACCCAGGGAACCTGAGCTGTGTGGTTGAGGACAGGAATGTCTTTTTTGCTCACCCTCACCCAGGGAGCCTGAGCTGTGTGGTTGAGGACAGGAATGTCTTTTTTGCTCACCCTCACCCAGGGAGCCTGAGCTGTGTGGTTGAGGACAGGAATGTCTTTTTTGCTCACCCTCACCCAGGGAACCTGAGCTGTGTGGTTGAGGACAGGAATGTCTTTTTTGCTCACCCTCACCCAGGGAACCTGAGCTGTGTGGTTGAGGACAGGAATGTATTTTTTGCTCACCCTCACCCAGGGAGCCTGAGCTGTGTGGTTGAGGACAGGAATGTATTTTTTGCTCACCCTCACCCAGGGAGCCTGAGCTGTGTGGTTGAGGACAGGAATGTATTTTTTGCTCACCCTCACCCAGGGAGCCTGAGCTGTGTGGTTGAGGACAGGAATGTCTTTTTTGCTCACCCTCACCCAGGGAGCCTGAGCTGTGTGGTTGAAGACAGGAATGTCTTTTTTGCTCACCCTCACCCAGGGAGCCTGAGCTGTGTGGTTGAGGACAGGAATGTATTTTTGCTCACCCTCACCCAGGGAGCCTGAGCTGTGTGGTTGAGGACAGGAATGTATTTTTGCTCACCCTCACCCAGGGAGTCTGAGCTGTGTGGTTGAGGACAGGAATGCCTTTTTTGCTCCTCACCCTCACCCAGGGAGCCTGAGCTGTGTGGTTGAGGACAGGAATGTCTTGTTGACTGAACTCTTGTCTCGTTGGATATCAGGTCAGATTCCAAacccagtctcacacacacactagtggtgcgctggtcagctgtttgttcacccatCTGCAGCCACCATCTGCATCTGTAGCCACCATCTGCATCTGCAGCCACTATAAGTGATCAAGTGAAAATCTGAGCCTGCAAACAACCCTAACCTgcaaatatagaaaatacactgtaggTTACAGTCAAATTCGGCAGAACGATTTTTTGACCGTGTGTGCAACTTGTCTATATTTAGATACAGCTTCTCTTTTGTCATTATGTTATATGTTGCCCTAGAATACTTATTAGTAAACCCTTGCACAACAGAATactgtatttaaaaaaacatctttatttaactaggcaagtcagttaagaacattgttatttataatgacggcctacaccggccaaatccagacgacgctgggccaattgtgcgccgccctatgggactcccaatcacggccggttgtgatacagcctggaatagaTCGATAGAATGAATGGTTCAATCTAGTTGACGTCTGTAAAGTTTTCTGTCTTCTTTCGCGGAGCAAAGACATTTAGGGACTGGGGAGAAAATACAATAAAGATTTTCTGTGCAAAATatcagtttgaccggttgtaAGGGAAAAGAAAGCTGTGAAAACTACGTGTTTTGATGAGATTTCAGTTGGGCGTccgtgcatattttatgtgggtGAAGTACTATCAGCTTTTATAATTAAGACAGCACCTCTACAGATGGTATCTAACTGAGCATTGAATTCTCTGAAGACGCAGAAAGAAATAAACCATcattctccactcctgttcccaagtCCAAAGTTTGTGTATCATTTCACTGCAAGAAGTGCTTAATTCTACAGGAGTTATTATTatggctatgtgagaggttatagacctacagtcagtgtccagatttcagtttccatttaacccatctaaacagtaggctacagttcctttgacatgccataggcctatttcaagtcccgtcttgtgactgtcgaatttgtatagcgcctcacaatcatcaaacataacatagccagcactgctatcatcctcttttaccacttcaaTAAATATTTTCTAATCATTACTTTTCTGGCACTCCcttttctttattttcaactcCCCTTTTGCAGCTTTTGTCTTATTGAGTTAAACTTCGACAATTACCTTTTTGCCACTGTGGATTTATGTAAACTTTTTCTGCCCGTGCCCAAAAGCATTATTTGGTGTAGGCAATTTGGTGTGTTTACAATGAAGCCATAAAGTTTAGGCTTATGCACTAATAccagatagcctaaaataatgaaagaataacctcaatgtagcctatatgAATTGCACAAGAATTATACATTTGTGGATTTAAGGTAttgtttctctttattcaactCGCCACCCACCCGCCCGTCAGCCACACAGTAATGACCCTTAACCCGTCCACGagttatgagtcaacccgcgcatcactaacacacacacaatctttcTGACAGCCTCTTCCACTCTGGAATGCAGAAGTTACCCCAGCTCATGAGGTCCAGTGCTCTAGAAGGTGAAAGGTTGTTGGGGGGGTAATGAGCTGGACCTAAGACAGGTGGACCTCTATTTTGGAAAGCACGTGGCAGGGAGGGGACAGTGTCTTACTGTAGAAGGACATTGTAGTCATACCGTACCtatttttctctttctgtctgtctgccagccagGCCATGGCCCAGGGCAGTGAGGTCCAGTACGAGCCGGTGGCAGAGATCGGAGGCGGTGCGTACGGGACGGTGTACAAAGCTCGGGACCTGGAGAACGGCCAGTTTGTAGCTCTGAAGAGTGTTCGCGTCCAGACGGACCAAGATGGCCTCCCCATCTCCACAGTCAGAGAGGTGGCCCTGCTGAAGAGACTGGAGCAGTTTGACCATCCCAACGTGGTCAAGTTAGAACACATTCAttcattgaacctttatttaaagcAATAGTTCACGCCAAAATCAAAGATTGTCAAATGTTTTCAGGTCAGGAAAGAGGTCTAGTTTTCAGATGAGTTCACGTTCCATGCAACTTTTGTGTAGATCTGGGTATAAGCCTCAACCCCATTTGGAATGTAGAGAGACTTCTTTCGAGGTCTGAAAACCAACACACCTACACACTAATAGGCCTATGAAGACCGATAAATACACATACTGGTTACATACTCTTGCTTTCAAAAGTCAGTAGATTCATGTACAttttggggtaggtgcaacataagaaaAAACTATTCTAAGGATTTGAGGGAAAAaggtctaactggtgtctccaagtggccacacctctccaaactgtgcacagtaatttcaatgcacttttatgactcaaggaAAGAGCCTTCAACTATAAggtgtttttaatttttttttttagctctCCTAGCTTTGCCATGAAGGAACTGAGGCAAGCACaatttttgtttggaacacagtcCTGCGTCcccaccatcacacaattactgtttacgcaatccaaaatcGTTTTATTATAATTTGCAATCTGGGTCAgctgggcatcatttgaaagcttcaTGCCAAaatgactagctaagttataaaatacgatCTTAGTGTTTCACAAGGCACTTCAGACAAACAATTGTCATTTTGGTGCGTATGGAatggagtcatgagtgcattcaagTGTGGGTTCCCGAGgcaaattttcttcacaatacGACAAACAGGTTCATTCATTTCAGGATGACCCAGGGTATGACAAGTCattcttgtaactgtacatcggAAATGTTGATACTGCAAAGCGATCATAAACGTTGATGCTGTAAATTACATGACTTTTCAAATATGGAAatatgaagtgcacatttggactgtgtggtttgcttgtatgaccgtccgggatgtccttgtcccatcacgctccagcgactcgttgggggccgggcgcatgcacggtTGCAAGCgttacggtgtttcctccgacacattggtgcagctggcttctgggttaagcgagcagtgtgtcaagaagcagtgtggcttggcgggGTCATTTTTCGAAGGACgcgtggctctcaaccttcgcctctcccgagtctgtacgggagttgcagccatGGGACATTACTGTAACTACTAATTGCATATCATGAAAAAGGGAATGAATGCCATAAAGTAATCAACACACCCATACACGTAAATTGTTCCTCCACCAATAGCGCCTTTGAACTGCATaaacatgcacaaacacattACCACAGTTACAAACGCTCTCAATCACACAGTCAGTGTTGGTTTTGTTGTGACTTGTAGCCTGAGACTTCAGTTTTGACCTGATCACCTGTATCTCTACAACCCTCCGCCCACATAGCCACAGAACTGGGTAATGCTTAAAGACTGACTGGTATGTTTTGATAAGCAGGTTCTATAAAGGTTATTAGCTAGCGACTGACTCAACATGGCATCCCTCTCATTCAGATTATGATGAATGACCATAAACTTGTCTGTTTGACTTTGTATTAAGAGCGATCCCACACATGGTATGTGTGCTGCTGTCAGGTGCTTGGATTTAACCTGCTCCACAATAATGACTAATCTCTGAGAAGGCATGGCAGCTGAAATGTTACCTGAACTGTAGTGCAGGTTAAATTAAATCCCTTGAGAGCAGCACATACAATGGGCTTTCTCTCTATTGAGTGTTGTGGATGGCCCAGCACTAGTGTAAAAGTTAGGGATGTGTGCATTCCACTCACACACTCTGTATGTGTACACTGGCTCATGGacgtgtgtgttctgtgtttgtgtgtacatcaGACTCATGGACGTGTGTGCCACCCTGAGGACGGATCAGGAGACTAAAGTCACCCTGGTGTTTGAGCACGTGGACCAGGACCTTAAGACCTACCTTGCGAAGGCCCCCGCCCCAGGACTGCCCTCCAGCAGCATCCAAGTAAgaagcctcctcagttccccgTAAACCATGTTAAATATAACCTATTAGGTCCCCATAAAACCATgttaaatacactacatgaccaaaaggaaagggccttccccaaactagaaagttggaagcacagaattgtctagaatgtcattgtatgctgtagcgttaagatttacctttactggaactaaggggcctagcccgaaccatgaaaaacagacacagaccattattcctcctccaccaaactttacatttggcactatgcattcgggcaggtagcgttctcctggcatccgccaaacccagattcgtccgtcggactgccagatggttaagcgtgattcatcactccagagaacgcgtttcaactgctccagagtccaatggcagagtctttacaccactccagccgacacttggcattgcgcatggtgaccttaggcttttgtgcggctgcatggccatggaaacccatttcatgaagctccagacaaacatttattgtactggcgttgcttccagaggcagtttggattggaactcggtagtaagtgttgcaaccaaggatatgtttgtttttacgcGCTATGCACTTAATCACTCAGTGGTCCCGTtcggtgagcttgtgtggccttccactttgtggctgagccgttgttgctcctagacatttccactttacaataacagcacttacagttgacctgggcagaaatttgatgaactgacttgttggaaaggtggcatcctatgatgatgCCAATTTGAAAGTccctgagcttttcagtaaggccattctactgccaatgtttgtctatggagattgcagggctgtgtgctcgattttatatcctgtcagcaacgggtgtggctgaaatagtggAATCCACTATTTtggaggggtgtccacatacttttgtatatatagtgtataacaTTAGGTCATGTAAACCATGTTAGAGGTAGTCCACCCAAAACTATACACTTGCATGATCTTCCACCTACTTTGGCTGTTGTCAGTTGACCAAGACTGTCCCTGCTCTTTGCCTCCACACACCTGCAGTGTTTGGTGATCAGAAGCGTTTGGATAGCTGTACTAGACCTCCAATAGTTGAAGTAGAACTTCCGCCACATAGCTTTTACTATGGAGTCTACCGAAGCGGTAGGTCTACCGAAGCGGTAGGGTCTAGGGGCCAGGGACTGAAATGGAACCAGGCCTAGGGCTGTTACAGTGACCATTTTACCGacagtcacgagtcatgaccgcagtcaaattccacgtgaccgtttagtcacgttaactaggcttctccaagctctgatgctgctgatggttattagtagcctaccaaacttgctaactgcctggtactcagcactctattgtccctctaatcactctgacatcaatgcacatgtaatcgaaaatctaatcaaacactttgagagcccatgagctcatatTGCGCAACGTTTCTATAGGCTATGGAAATGCGTGCGAAATGAGTTTTGATGGCCTTTATTAAAAttaggaggatcccatcagctttctataggctcggcctacaatatttatttatttctcaaatttcctaatattaagcacattgctttgctttaaaacaggagtatagcctacctggctggcatgaaaattaaccacaggaaaagcgtcctccattcactatttaagtacaaatgacatgtttttttttcttccccccctgcccctgttccgagatcagcctcattgctttgaaaagttttttttgaTGTGAGTGGTAGTATTAATTTGGGATCAATtgcatcccagaactgtcccagacAATGTTTGGAATatgtatttctcgcacagaaggacaagttgatgaatagaataggtcaacttttgtactatgggggttagtagattgacataggctagtggtTTTGCTGTTCGTTACGCCTACTCTTGTTGCCTGACTAAAGGGAAATGTGGAAAGTTCTTCTAACATCTCAGAATTTGATAAGAAGGAAGCGTGTAGTTGCATCCCTGATGTATGTCTTCACTTGCCTACTTCGGAGCTGAGATAGATGCCTGTGAGAAGAACCCGATCACGTGACGGGCATTGGCTAATTATAAttgagatatctgagagagccatttatttgagtgagaggtgcttcggaacactcagccgggagaagggaataaaaattattatattcagcccaagggcacaacagcCACTGGTCGTAAAAGGCATGGAGTTTTTTAGGTGTCATTACGGCCACACTAGGGGGATGCCGCCAGGAAATTCGAGGTATTGTCAAGTGCttttcaaattgtgaatgagagactgatgaagtgtgtacagcctgtgcaagaaacaaagcagagctcatgccttgacttttttcaaatcatcattagtcgcatcatgcagccaacaaaagttgcataaataactctaaattaagcatataggtgGACCTGTTTCTTAACTGCTCATCACAGAATAGCTTCATGTGGCACTCCCTcagaaatcgtttggagaaaacaTCCTTTCTATCTTATTCAGCAatattcaattgtattcttcatactataaaataatgccacagaattctaagcaaatcttgtctgctaaataaactaatgtaacccacagccataggtctcccgagtggcacagcggtctaaggcactgcatctcagtgctagaggcatcactacagacaccctggttcaaaccctggctgcatcacaaccggccgtgattgggagtcccatccatagggtggcgcacaattggcccagcgttgtctgggtttggccggtttaggccgtcattgtaaataagaatttgttcttaactgacttgcctagttaaataaaaaaattggcatagccagatcagggcctagttaaataaaaaggacaactcagagtatgctattctgttcttctgaaatagactatattttcttcatatcatgtttctttagacccgtCTAAAATaagtaatggatttattgtgatagtgtaggctatattacatggatttattagactttttcaaATGTAGATGTTCCCAAGGTCTGCATCAATGGCTGATACGCTATGCGTGGAAgctaggagatgctaaatgtgtttatgttatttAACTGTCAGTTACCGTGAGACCggtagttatttgcttgacaatcaccggctaacagaatttcatgaccgccacagccctaaccAGGCCTGTTTGCACACAGGACCAGCTGTACAGTCAGTATAGGTTTCCCTCTCATTCTACCTGGCTGGATGTGATGGAAGACCGTTGAGTGGGTCGAGCATGGTACGCAGGTTAAATGTGTCCCCCTGTGTGTGTTAGGACCTGATGCGTCAGTTGCTGTGTGGCCTGGCGTTCCTCCACTCGAACCGCGTGGTGCACCGGGACCTGAAGCCAGAGAACATCCTGGTCACCAGCCGTGGTCAGGTGAAGCTCGCCGACTTTGGACTGGCAAGGATCTACAGCTACCACATGGCCCTCACTCCTGTGGTAGGGAGACACACACTATTGTTGAGGATTGAAGGGGTCTCTGTGCATTCACCATAATGCTTACTTATGCTTTACACTTGGCATAAATATTCATATGCATTCATACTTCTCTCTCATCCTACTcaaatcaaatatcaaatcatttcttttTCTCGGGGCATGTCTTGGGGAACTTTCGGGGGGCTCTTGGAGGCCTGGCGTTTGGGAGCTTGGGCTGATGGATCGCTGGTTCGGGTCCCCAtttttgaccttgtgggagatctgtcgacgtgccattgagcagggcgttgaccctggttgcttctgtgtgtcgctctggatgggagtctgttagatgactaatgtgaggcagtgaagccgctcaacaactacaagtatattgtatgttttaaatattaaatttaaaaaatgaatttgtcacgtgccgaatacaacaggtgtagacttatggtgaaatgcttacttatgagccctttcccaacaatgcagagttagaCAGTATTTTTGTGTGTGCAAAAAATAAAATGATATAGTAGCACAaaaaaataacgaggctatatacaaagaGTATAAGTActgattcaatgtgcaggggaggTAGTTgtggtaatctgtacatgtaggtaggggtaaaagtgactaggcaatcaggatagacaAACAGGATGAATCCCTGAACAAATTCCAGTCTTTGCTagagaaacagtcctgtagcttagcatccgtttCATCgcaccacttccgtattgagcgcgtcactggtacttcctgtttgagtttttgcttttaagcaggaatcaggaagataggCCAGATGGATggtaagggagagctttgtatgcgtctctgtgtggagtaaaggtggtctagaggtttCTTTGCGTCTaattgcacaggtgacatgctggtagaaattggGTATGGCGGATTTCAGTTTTCATGCATTAAAATTAATATTCATTCATAATACTACCAACTGCCCCCTTGACGTCTCTCTCCTCCACGACTCTCAGGTGGTGACTCTGTGGTACAGGCCTCCTGAGGTCTTGCTACAGTCCACCTATGCAACGCCTGTGGACATCTGGAGCACGGGCTGCATCTTTGCTGAGATGTTCCGACGCAAGTGAGTGGTCAGGGCTTGTCAAGGCTTATTTGATATACTggaaaatacctgtatttatctTTTGAGACTCTTAATGTAATGTACAATGAGTGcccaaaacattaagaacaccttcctcacattgagttgccccccccccccccgacctcagaacagcctcaattggtcGGAGCATGGAgcgtgtcgaaagcgttccacagggatgctggcccatgttgactccaatgcgtccCAGTTAtatggctggatgtccttggggtggtggaccattcttgatacacacaggaaactgttgtgtgaaaaacccagcagcgttgcagttattgacacaaaccggtgtgcctggca from Salvelinus fontinalis isolate EN_2023a chromosome 18, ASM2944872v1, whole genome shotgun sequence carries:
- the LOC129815420 gene encoding cyclin-dependent kinase 4-like isoform X3, translating into MFLVQAMAQGSEVQYEPVAEIGGGAYGTVYKARDLENGQFVALKSVRVQTDQDGLPISTVREVALLKRLEQFDHPNVVKLMDVCATLRTDQETKVTLVFEHVDQDLKTYLAKAPAPGLPSSSIQDLMRQLLCGLAFLHSNRVVHRDLKPENILVTSRGQVKLADFGLARIYSYHMALTPVVVTLWYRPPEVLLQSTYATPVDIWSTGCIFAEMFRRKSRKCAMGQEHPCRPNPPLTRMTLGQLCATSSISRSRPAATEPGLEPGSLVANQIKLYLSHAPNTTGVDLTVKHLLTSP
- the LOC129815420 gene encoding cyclin-dependent kinase 4-like isoform X2, whose product is MAQGSEVQYEPVAEIGGGAYGTVYKARDLENGQFVALKSVRVQTDQDGLPISTVREVALLKRLEQFDHPNVVKLMDVCATLRTDQETKVTLVFEHVDQDLKTYLAKAPAPGLPSSSIQDLMRQLLCGLAFLHSNRVVHRDLKPENILVTSRGQVKLADFGLARIYSYHMALTPVVVTLWYRPPEVLLQSTYATPVDIWSTGCIFAEMFRRKPLFCGDSEVDQLGKIFNVIGLPPEEEWPADVTLSRHNFSPISPRPITDYAPEINKQGTELLLKMLTFDPLRRISALNALEHPYFQENEEVTNG
- the LOC129815420 gene encoding cyclin-dependent kinase 4-like isoform X1; the protein is MFLVQAMAQGSEVQYEPVAEIGGGAYGTVYKARDLENGQFVALKSVRVQTDQDGLPISTVREVALLKRLEQFDHPNVVKLMDVCATLRTDQETKVTLVFEHVDQDLKTYLAKAPAPGLPSSSIQDLMRQLLCGLAFLHSNRVVHRDLKPENILVTSRGQVKLADFGLARIYSYHMALTPVVVTLWYRPPEVLLQSTYATPVDIWSTGCIFAEMFRRKPLFCGDSEVDQLGKIFNVIGLPPEEEWPADVTLSRHNFSPISPRPITDYAPEINKQGTELLLKMLTFDPLRRISALNALEHPYFQENEEVTNG